In the genome of Nerophis lumbriciformis linkage group LG32, RoL_Nlum_v2.1, whole genome shotgun sequence, one region contains:
- the anxa4 gene encoding annexin A4 yields the protein MAAIGKRGTVTEASGFDPEADVQKLRGAMKGAGTDEAAITEILAHRTIAQRQSINAAYKQTVGKDLSEDLSSELSSNFRSVVLGLLMLAPAYDASELRAAIKGAGTEEACLIDILASRSNAEIKAINAFYKKEYGKDLEDDVCGDTSGMFARVLVSLLTAGRDESDTVNEAQAVQDAKEIYEAGEARWGTDEVKFLTVLCVRNQKHLLRVFQEYQKISGRDIEESIKREMSGCLEEVFLAIVKCLRNKQAFFAERLYRSMKGLGTTDSVLIRIMVSRAEIDMLDIKAQFLKMYGKTLHSFIKGDTSGDYRKILLELCGE from the exons aTTGGAAAACGTGGAACAGTGACTGAGGCTTCTGGGTTCGACCCCGAGGCAGACGTCCAGAAGCTTCGTGGAGCCATGAAGGGAGCTG GCACCGATGAGGCCGCCATCACCGAGATCTTAGCGCATCGTACCATTGCCCAGAGGCAGAGCATCAATGCGGCCTACAAGCAGACGGTGGGGAAG GACCTGTCAGAGGACTTGTCCTCGGAGCTCAGTTCCAACTTCAGGAGCGTGGTGCTGGGTCTGCTGATGCTGGCGCCGGCGTACGACGCCTCGGAGCTGAGGGCCGCCATAAAG GGCGCTGGGACAGAGGAGGCGTGCCTCATCGACATCCTCGCCTCCAGGTCAAATGCCGAAATCAAAGCCATCAACGCCTTCTACAAAAAGG AATACGGGAAGGACCTGGAAGATGACGTGTGCGGAGACACGTCGGGAATGTTCGCGAGAGTTCTGGTCTCTTTACTGACG GCCGGACGTGACGAAAGTGACACGGTGAACGAGGCCCAGGCTGTGCAGGATGCCAAG GAGATCTACGAGGCTGGTGAGGCTCGATGGGGAACAGACGAGGTCAAGTTCCTGACTGTTCTTTGTGTGAGGAACCAGAAGCATCTGTTGAGAG TGTTCCAAGAGTACCAGAAGATTTCGGGAAGGGACATAGAGGAGAGCATAAAGAGGGAGATGTCAGGCTGCCTGGAGGAGGTTTTCCTGGCTATAG TGAAATGCTTGAGGAACAAACAGGCATTCTTTGCAGAACGTCTGTACAGATCAATGAAG GGTCTGGGGACCACAGATAGTGTCCTTATCAGAATAATGGTGTCCAGGGCTGAGATTGACATGTTGGACATCAAAGCACAGTTCCTGAAGATGTACGGCAAGACTCTGCACTCCTTCATCAAG